In the Novosphingobium sp. 9 genome, one interval contains:
- a CDS encoding globin, whose product MTDIDDRTQTIHARLGGDATFAAIAARFYARMDGERRYARLRAMHPDDLEPTRASLTGFLIGWAGGPRDWFAANPGRCMMSMHTGMTIDPEVAGQWAECMEHAIRDVLPDPAPGVAPGFDAEARDIVADALTRTAHALGRAQQFR is encoded by the coding sequence ATGACCGATATCGATGATCGCACCCAGACCATCCACGCGCGCCTCGGTGGCGACGCCACATTCGCCGCGATCGCCGCACGGTTCTATGCCCGGATGGACGGCGAGCGGCGCTATGCCCGCCTGCGCGCGATGCACCCCGATGATCTCGAACCCACGCGCGCTTCGCTGACCGGGTTCCTGATCGGCTGGGCGGGCGGGCCGCGAGACTGGTTTGCCGCCAATCCGGGGCGCTGCATGATGTCGATGCACACCGGCATGACCATCGATCCCGAGGTCGCCGGGCAGTGGGCCGAATGCATGGAGCACGCGATCCGCGACGTGCTGCCCGATCCCGCGCCGGGCGTTGCTCCCGGCTTCGATGCCGAGGCCCGCGATATCGTGGCCGATGCCCTCACCCGCACGGCCCATGCGCTGGGCCGCGCGCAGCAGTTCCGTTGA
- a CDS encoding M1 family aminopeptidase, protein MFWPCLDHFSKRVGVLDFMIDVPDPLVAASNGRLVDSREANGRRIWHWRARTPNDYGVSLQIGPYETATRDYASRFGNTIPTEFWYLPGDKAGADTMLDQMQDFLRFFESTVGPYPWSDEKVGLAETPHLGMEHQTINAYGNHFKPSPEGYDWLMHHEFSHEWFANQLTNARNADMWLQEGFGSYMQPLYLRWKNGDLEYHAALWDMRKKIRSTVPLAPDTEVSSTYYDDKDAHWGGDIYYKGAWIAHTLRLYMGDDGFGRALRAITYGRDDPKPGNFAHQIHDTADFQKVVEQITGKPMGWFFDAYFRVAPLPRLETQQDGTHLTLRWHTPAAEPFLLPVEVRVGDTTHVVDMADGHGTLELPSPDTHYVLDPDGKILRDDPAITAWQAFEDQQAKDKEAKEKAEKSKKDASPVTKG, encoded by the coding sequence TTGTTCTGGCCGTGCCTCGATCATTTCTCCAAGCGCGTGGGCGTGCTCGATTTCATGATCGACGTGCCCGATCCGCTCGTCGCGGCATCGAACGGCAGGCTGGTCGACAGCCGCGAGGCGAACGGGCGGCGCATCTGGCACTGGCGCGCCCGCACGCCCAACGATTATGGCGTCTCGCTCCAGATCGGACCTTACGAGACCGCGACGCGTGACTATGCCAGCCGCTTCGGCAACACGATCCCGACCGAATTCTGGTATCTGCCCGGCGACAAGGCCGGAGCCGATACCATGCTGGACCAGATGCAGGACTTCCTGCGCTTCTTCGAAAGCACAGTCGGCCCCTATCCCTGGAGCGACGAGAAAGTCGGCCTTGCCGAAACGCCGCATCTGGGCATGGAGCACCAGACCATCAACGCCTATGGCAACCACTTCAAACCCTCGCCCGAGGGCTATGACTGGCTGATGCACCACGAATTCAGCCACGAATGGTTTGCCAACCAGCTGACCAACGCGCGCAATGCCGACATGTGGCTGCAGGAGGGCTTCGGATCGTACATGCAGCCGCTCTATCTGCGCTGGAAGAACGGCGATCTCGAATATCACGCCGCGCTGTGGGACATGCGCAAGAAGATCCGCAGCACCGTGCCGCTCGCGCCCGACACCGAAGTGTCGAGCACGTACTACGACGACAAGGACGCGCACTGGGGCGGCGATATCTACTACAAGGGCGCCTGGATCGCCCATACCCTGCGGCTCTACATGGGCGATGACGGGTTCGGCCGCGCGCTTCGCGCGATCACATATGGGCGCGACGACCCCAAACCGGGCAATTTTGCGCACCAGATCCATGATACCGCCGATTTCCAGAAGGTGGTCGAGCAGATCACCGGCAAGCCGATGGGCTGGTTTTTCGACGCCTATTTCCGCGTGGCCCCGCTGCCGCGTCTGGAAACGCAGCAGGACGGCACGCACCTGACCCTGCGCTGGCACACACCTGCAGCCGAACCGTTCCTCCTGCCGGTGGAAGTCCGGGTAGGCGACACGACACACGTCGTGGATATGGCAGATGGCCATGGTACGCTGGAGCTGCCTTCGCCCGATACGCATTACGTGCTCGACCCGGACGGCAAGATCCTGCGCGACGATCCCGCGATCACCGCATGGCAGGCCTTCGAAGATCAGCAGGCCAAGGACAAGGAAGCCAAGGAGAAGGCTGAAAAGTCGAAAAAGGACGCAAGCCCCGTCACCAAGGGCTGA
- a CDS encoding ligase-associated DNA damage response exonuclease encodes MPRDFAWIRPEPHGIHVTPADCWIDPAHPVDTALITHGHADHARGGHGRTFATPETLAIMHLRYGVEEGAVPTPYHQPIDLPGNVRATWIPAGHVLGSAQILLEHAGERVIVTGDYKRRPDPTCPPFEVTPCDVFITEATFALPVFRHPPIAHEIARLLEARAANPDRCVLVGAYALGKAQRVIAELRLAGYRDTIWMHGAMERMCRLYEDFGVDLGDLRLVSEAPKDALAGHIVLAPPSALNDRWSRRLPDPITAMASGWMRVRQRARQRMVELPLVISDHADWDELTRTIEEVNPAETWITHGREDAMLRWCELHQRKARALALVGYEDEDD; translated from the coding sequence ATGCCCCGCGATTTCGCCTGGATCCGGCCCGAGCCCCACGGCATCCACGTCACGCCTGCTGACTGCTGGATCGACCCCGCGCATCCCGTCGACACGGCGCTGATCACCCACGGCCACGCCGACCATGCGCGAGGCGGCCATGGCCGAACGTTTGCCACACCCGAAACGCTGGCGATCATGCACCTGCGCTACGGCGTAGAGGAAGGCGCGGTGCCGACGCCCTATCACCAGCCGATCGACCTGCCGGGCAACGTGCGCGCCACCTGGATTCCTGCCGGGCATGTGCTCGGCTCGGCACAGATCCTGCTGGAGCACGCGGGCGAGCGGGTGATCGTGACCGGCGACTACAAGCGCCGTCCCGATCCCACTTGCCCGCCGTTCGAAGTCACGCCCTGCGATGTGTTCATCACCGAGGCGACTTTCGCGCTCCCTGTGTTCCGCCACCCGCCCATCGCCCACGAGATCGCCCGGCTGCTGGAGGCGCGCGCCGCCAATCCCGACCGCTGCGTGCTCGTCGGCGCCTATGCGCTGGGGAAGGCGCAGCGAGTGATCGCCGAACTGCGTCTTGCCGGATACCGCGACACCATCTGGATGCACGGCGCGATGGAGCGCATGTGCCGCCTCTACGAAGACTTCGGCGTGGACCTCGGCGACCTGCGACTCGTCTCCGAAGCCCCGAAAGATGCGCTGGCAGGCCACATCGTGCTGGCTCCGCCCTCCGCGCTGAACGACCGCTGGAGCCGCCGCCTGCCCGATCCGATCACCGCCATGGCATCCGGCTGGATGCGCGTGCGCCAGCGCGCCCGCCAGCGCATGGTCGAACTGCCCCTCGTCATCTCCGATCACGCCGACTGGGACGAACTCACCCGCACCATCGAAGAGGTGAACCCCGCCGAAACCTGGATCACCCACGGCCGCGAAGACGCCATGCTGCGCTGGTGCGAACTCCACCAGCGCAAGGCTCGCGCACTGGCGCTGGTCGGCTATGAGGACGAGGATGATTGA
- a CDS encoding DUF1192 domain-containing protein, which produces MDDDEGPRRRSTEGNFGAASLLARESLDGYSLDELDARISLLEFEISRIRDHRERASAHMLAAQALFGAPKAGSRTS; this is translated from the coding sequence ATGGACGACGACGAAGGACCGCGGCGGCGGTCGACCGAAGGCAACTTCGGTGCCGCCAGCCTCCTCGCCCGCGAAAGCCTCGACGGCTATTCGCTGGACGAACTCGACGCGCGAATCTCTCTGCTCGAGTTCGAGATTTCCCGCATTCGCGATCATCGCGAGCGTGCCTCGGCGCATATGCTGGCCGCGCAAGCGCTGTTCGGAGCGCCCAAGGCCGGGTCTCGAACCTCTTGA
- the hemB gene encoding porphobilinogen synthase, with product MITAQFPAARLRRTRATEWSRSLHRETVLTPADLIWPVFVTEGEGVEQPIAALPGVSRWSVDLLVQRAREAMELGIPCLALFPNTQPERRSEDGAEALNPDNLMCRALRAIRDELGDGIGLLTDVALDPYTSHGQDGLIDDEGYVVNDRTVEALVGQSLNQARAGADIIAPSDMMDGRIAAIRSALEGEGHINVQIMSYAAKYASAYYGPFRDAVGSRGLLKGNKKTYQMDPANTEEALREVAMDLAEGADTVMVKPGLPYLDVLRRVKERFEVPVFAYQVSGEYALIEAGVAAGVADRDAMVLETLLAFKRAGASGVLTYHAVHAAKLLNG from the coding sequence ATGATTACAGCCCAGTTTCCCGCCGCTCGCCTTCGTCGCACTCGCGCCACCGAATGGAGCCGCTCGCTCCACCGCGAGACCGTGCTGACGCCCGCCGATCTGATCTGGCCGGTCTTCGTGACCGAAGGCGAAGGCGTCGAGCAGCCGATCGCGGCTCTGCCCGGCGTTTCGCGCTGGTCGGTGGACCTGCTGGTTCAGCGTGCGCGAGAGGCGATGGAGCTGGGCATTCCCTGTCTGGCGCTGTTCCCGAACACCCAGCCCGAACGTCGCAGCGAGGATGGCGCCGAAGCGCTCAACCCCGACAACCTGATGTGCCGGGCCCTGCGCGCCATCCGCGATGAACTGGGCGACGGCATCGGCCTGCTGACCGACGTCGCGCTCGATCCCTATACCAGCCACGGGCAGGACGGGCTGATCGATGACGAGGGCTATGTCGTCAACGACCGCACGGTCGAGGCGCTGGTCGGCCAGTCGCTCAACCAGGCGCGCGCCGGGGCGGATATCATCGCCCCGTCCGACATGATGGATGGCCGCATCGCCGCGATCCGCAGCGCGCTGGAAGGCGAAGGGCACATCAACGTCCAGATCATGTCCTACGCTGCCAAGTACGCCTCGGCCTACTACGGCCCGTTCCGCGATGCGGTCGGCTCGCGCGGGCTGCTCAAGGGCAACAAGAAGACCTACCAGATGGACCCGGCCAATACCGAGGAAGCGCTGCGCGAAGTGGCGATGGACCTTGCCGAAGGCGCGGACACGGTGATGGTCAAGCCGGGCCTGCCCTATCTCGACGTGCTGCGCCGGGTGAAGGAACGCTTCGAGGTTCCCGTCTTCGCCTATCAGGTCTCGGGCGAATACGCGCTGATCGAGGCGGGCGTCGCCGCCGGCGTGGCCGATCGCGATGCGATGGTGCTGGAGACGCTGCTGGCCTTCAAGCGCGCAGGTGCCTCGGGCGTGCTGACCTATCATGCGGTTCACGCGGCGAAGCTGCTGAACGGCTGA
- a CDS encoding gamma carbonic anhydrase family protein produces MTTARPDITIAAIHGKAPRIHSSAFIAPGCRIIGDVEIGPDVSIWYNCVIRADVNRVVIGARSNVQDGTVIHCDSPKPHRPEGYATLIGEDVLIGHMAMIHGCTLEDGAFVGLGAIVMDGSHIEAEGMLAAGAQLTGKRIGARQLWIGRPAKYLRDLDEAALAGNRAGVASYVENGRAHAQALGLALGLAAGLAHD; encoded by the coding sequence ATGACCACCGCCCGCCCAGACATCACCATCGCCGCAATTCACGGCAAAGCGCCGCGCATCCATTCCAGCGCCTTTATCGCGCCGGGGTGCCGGATCATCGGCGATGTGGAGATCGGGCCGGATGTCAGCATCTGGTACAACTGCGTGATCCGCGCCGATGTGAACCGGGTGGTGATCGGCGCGCGCAGCAACGTGCAGGACGGGACGGTGATCCACTGCGACAGCCCCAAGCCGCACCGGCCGGAGGGCTATGCGACGCTGATCGGCGAGGACGTGCTGATCGGGCACATGGCGATGATCCATGGCTGCACGCTGGAGGATGGCGCGTTCGTGGGGCTCGGCGCGATTGTGATGGACGGCAGCCATATCGAGGCGGAGGGCATGCTGGCGGCGGGCGCGCAGCTGACCGGCAAGCGGATCGGCGCGCGGCAGTTGTGGATCGGTCGCCCGGCGAAGTACCTGCGCGATCTCGACGAGGCGGCGCTGGCGGGCAACCGGGCAGGCGTTGCGTCTTATGTCGAGAATGGCCGTGCCCATGCCCAGGCGCTAGGCCTTGCGCTGGGTCTTGCGGCGGGCCTTGCGCACGACTGA
- a CDS encoding DUF167 domain-containing protein — translation MARPKPVLPPAEAVQALVDPEGRLALKVTPGARVEALEIVEGRLMAKVRAQPQDGMANAAVRMLLASALDIAPSRVELLRGSTSREKMFRIDI, via the coding sequence ATGGCGCGTCCCAAACCCGTCCTGCCGCCTGCCGAGGCGGTTCAGGCGCTGGTCGACCCGGAAGGCCGTCTGGCGCTGAAAGTCACGCCCGGCGCGCGGGTGGAGGCGCTGGAGATCGTCGAGGGGCGGCTCATGGCGAAAGTGCGTGCCCAGCCGCAGGACGGCATGGCCAATGCGGCGGTGCGGATGCTGCTGGCCTCCGCGCTCGATATCGCGCCTTCGCGGGTGGAATTGCTGCGCGGAAGCACCTCGCGCGAGAAGATGTTTCGGATCGACATCTGA
- a CDS encoding M23 family metallopeptidase, producing MFRTLDQGSQGSEGGGHAASLSRAQILRSAAPAVPSAISSVPQKSAGRLARFEAWCERELTHDLAENIGTGRWYRGLATMALLAASAFALCPGFSAVEAAPALRADDAVRGQFLSQTIAPLALGGDMGRRMGASPLVTPLASVPERPSIQMVSTLTQGDSFSGMLERVGLGGADISRVNALVSQAVATGDIPAGTQFDITLGRHLAPGAPRALDAMTFRARFDLDLAIERHGDALSLVRHPIRVDATPLRIEGTVGSSLYRSARNAGAPISAIQDYLRAIDKQVSLDDLSAGDHFDMILAYKRSAEGDHQAGDLLYAGLVHDGRPRVQLMRWGKAGDMMPAPDVVQPMTSGLALPVSGRITSPYGPRRHPILGFVRMHAGMDIAAPYGSPIHAVRDGVVNFAGRHGGHGNFVRLDNGGGVGTGYAHMSRIAVAVGQRVRAGQVIGYVGSTGLSTGPHVHFEVYQNGHTVNPLSMRFVSTPSVDPKERDAYKAALARLLGIEPGAALQDMTPQAQPQTAPTREIDRLGAAQVK from the coding sequence GTGTTCAGGACACTCGATCAGGGATCGCAGGGCAGCGAAGGCGGGGGGCATGCCGCCTCCCTGTCGCGCGCACAGATCCTGCGTAGCGCCGCGCCTGCCGTGCCGTCTGCCATCTCATCAGTCCCGCAGAAAAGCGCCGGTCGCCTCGCCCGCTTCGAGGCTTGGTGTGAGCGTGAGCTGACCCACGATCTGGCCGAGAACATCGGCACCGGCCGCTGGTATCGCGGGCTGGCGACGATGGCGCTGCTCGCCGCAAGCGCCTTTGCGCTGTGCCCCGGTTTCTCCGCCGTCGAGGCCGCGCCTGCGCTGCGCGCCGACGATGCCGTACGCGGCCAGTTCCTTTCGCAGACCATCGCGCCGCTGGCCTTGGGCGGCGACATGGGGCGCCGGATGGGCGCCAGTCCACTGGTGACGCCGCTCGCCAGTGTGCCCGAACGCCCGAGCATCCAGATGGTCTCGACGCTGACGCAGGGTGACAGTTTCTCCGGCATGCTCGAACGCGTCGGGCTGGGCGGTGCCGACATTTCGCGCGTTAATGCGCTGGTCTCGCAGGCGGTCGCGACCGGCGATATTCCGGCGGGCACGCAGTTCGATATCACGCTGGGCCGTCACCTCGCCCCCGGTGCGCCGCGCGCGCTCGATGCGATGACGTTCCGCGCGCGCTTCGATCTCGATCTCGCGATAGAGCGCCATGGCGATGCGCTGTCGTTGGTGCGGCATCCGATCCGCGTCGATGCAACGCCGCTGCGGATCGAGGGGACGGTGGGCAGCAGCCTCTACCGCTCCGCCCGCAATGCCGGAGCGCCGATCTCGGCGATTCAGGACTACCTGCGCGCGATCGACAAGCAGGTCTCGCTCGACGATCTTTCGGCGGGCGACCACTTCGACATGATCCTGGCCTACAAGCGCTCCGCCGAGGGCGATCATCAGGCAGGCGATCTTCTATATGCGGGGCTGGTCCATGACGGACGCCCCCGCGTCCAGCTGATGCGCTGGGGCAAGGCGGGCGACATGATGCCCGCGCCCGACGTGGTGCAGCCGATGACCTCGGGCCTCGCGCTGCCGGTCTCGGGGCGGATCACCTCACCCTATGGCCCGCGCCGCCATCCGATCCTCGGCTTCGTGCGCATGCATGCAGGGATGGACATCGCCGCGCCCTATGGCTCGCCGATTCACGCGGTGCGCGATGGCGTGGTCAATTTCGCAGGGCGCCACGGCGGCCACGGCAACTTCGTGCGGCTGGACAACGGCGGCGGCGTGGGCACCGGCTATGCCCATATGAGCCGCATCGCCGTTGCGGTCGGCCAGCGCGTCCGGGCCGGGCAGGTGATCGGCTATGTCGGCTCGACCGGGCTTTCCACCGGGCCGCACGTTCACTTCGAGGTCTACCAGAACGGCCACACGGTGAACCCGCTCAGCATGCGCTTCGTCTCGACCCCCTCGGTCGATCCCAAGGAGCGCGATGCCTACAAGGCCGCGCTCGCGCGACTGCTCGGCATCGAGCCCGGCGCCGCGCTTCAGGACATGACCCCGCAGGCGCAGCCGCAAACCGCGCCGACGCGCGAGATCGACCGGCTGGGTGCCGCTCAGGTCAAATAA
- a CDS encoding cisplatin damage response ATP-dependent DNA ligase, which produces MERFAALLDALVYTRSRNAKLRLLAEYLRETPDPDRGWALAALTDGLDFPAVKSSTIRNLMAERIDPVLWTLSRDYVGDSAETASLLWPEPDTPPSPPSVSEAVEALATMTRANVGVELPRLLDRLDAEGRYALLKLATGAMRIGISARLAKTAFAQAFDVSVEDVEQHWHGQAPPYDALFDWAARGAAAPSSEHLPLFRPFMLAHPLEDGARLDLAEYVAEWKWDGIRVQVVHAKGEDGTGETRVYSRSGDDISATFPEIAEALPFDAVLDGELLVRGSHQGGEANEATQGGAASFNALQQRLGRKSVTKAMRNDYPAFVRLYDVLRLDGEDLRALAWSERRAALEALMARLDPARFDLSSLIRAVDFEQLAALREGARDEAIEGLMLKRRDSPYIAGRKTGLWYKWKRDPLLIDCVLMYAQRGSGKRSSFYSDFTFGCWDGDPENGGELLPVGKAYFGFTDEELKGLDRHVRQHTVNRFGPVRETDKSLVLEVAFDSVHASKRHKSGLAMRFPRIHRIRADKPAHEADRIATLKAMIRD; this is translated from the coding sequence ATGGAACGCTTCGCCGCCCTGCTCGACGCGCTGGTCTATACCCGCAGCCGCAATGCCAAGCTGCGGCTACTGGCGGAGTACCTGCGCGAGACGCCCGATCCCGATCGCGGATGGGCCTTGGCGGCGCTGACCGACGGGCTCGATTTTCCGGCGGTGAAGTCCTCGACGATCCGCAACCTGATGGCCGAGCGTATCGATCCGGTGCTGTGGACGCTGAGCCGCGACTATGTGGGCGATTCGGCGGAGACGGCGAGCCTGCTCTGGCCCGAGCCGGACACTCCGCCCTCGCCGCCCTCGGTCAGCGAGGCGGTCGAGGCGCTGGCGACTATGACGCGGGCAAATGTCGGTGTCGAACTGCCGCGCCTGCTGGACCGGCTGGATGCCGAGGGGCGCTATGCCCTGCTCAAGCTGGCGACAGGGGCCATGCGGATCGGCATTTCGGCGCGACTGGCCAAGACCGCGTTTGCGCAGGCCTTCGACGTCTCGGTGGAGGATGTCGAGCAGCACTGGCACGGGCAGGCCCCGCCTTACGATGCGCTGTTCGACTGGGCGGCGCGCGGGGCGGCGGCGCCTTCGTCGGAGCACCTGCCGCTGTTCCGCCCGTTCATGCTGGCCCATCCGCTGGAGGACGGCGCGCGGCTCGATCTGGCCGAGTACGTTGCGGAATGGAAGTGGGACGGCATCCGCGTGCAGGTGGTCCATGCGAAAGGCGAGGACGGGACAGGCGAGACGCGCGTCTATTCGCGTTCCGGCGACGATATATCGGCGACCTTTCCCGAGATCGCCGAGGCGCTGCCGTTCGATGCCGTGCTCGATGGCGAGCTGCTGGTGCGCGGCAGCCATCAGGGCGGCGAGGCGAACGAGGCCACGCAAGGCGGCGCGGCCAGCTTCAACGCGCTTCAGCAGCGGCTGGGCCGCAAGAGCGTGACCAAGGCGATGCGCAACGACTATCCCGCTTTCGTGCGCCTTTACGACGTGCTGCGGCTGGATGGCGAGGATCTGCGCGCGCTTGCCTGGAGCGAACGCCGGGCCGCGCTGGAGGCGCTGATGGCCCGCCTCGACCCTGCGCGCTTCGACCTGTCCTCGCTGATCCGGGCGGTCGATTTCGAGCAGCTGGCGGCCCTGCGCGAAGGCGCGCGCGACGAGGCGATCGAGGGCCTGATGCTGAAACGGCGCGACAGCCCTTACATTGCGGGCCGCAAAACCGGGCTGTGGTACAAGTGGAAGCGCGATCCGCTGCTGATTGACTGCGTGCTGATGTATGCCCAGCGCGGTTCGGGCAAGCGTAGTTCGTTCTATTCGGACTTCACCTTCGGCTGCTGGGACGGCGATCCGGAAAACGGCGGCGAGCTGCTCCCGGTCGGCAAGGCCTATTTCGGATTCACCGACGAGGAGCTGAAAGGCCTCGACCGCCATGTCCGCCAGCACACCGTCAACCGCTTCGGCCCGGTGCGCGAAACCGACAAGTCGCTGGTGCTGGAAGTCGCTTTCGATTCGGTCCACGCCAGCAAGCGCCACAAGTCGGGCCTTGCCATGCGCTTCCCCCGCATCCACCGCATCCGCGCCGACAAGCCCGCGCACGAGGCTGACCGGATCGCAACACTCAAGGCGATGATCCGCGATTGA
- the clpA gene encoding ATP-dependent Clp protease ATP-binding subunit ClpA, with protein sequence MPSFAQSLEKTLHSALSHASERSHEYATLEHLLLALIDDADAAQVMQACGVDLGDLGDVVRQYLDQEYQSLKTEEKGDPAPTAGFQRVIQRAILHVQSSGKDTVTGANVLVALFSERDSYAVYFLQQQDMSRLDAVSFISHGIGKGGKRIEDRSPKGSDESTPAPEEKSESKGSSASKKDSALDQFTVNLNEKALKGKVDPLIGRGPEVDRTIQILCRRSKNNPLYVGDPGVGKTAIAEGLARKIVEGEVPEVLAEAVIYSLDMGSLLAGTRYRGDFEERLKQVVSELEKMPHAVLFIDEIHTVIGAGATSGGAMDASNLLKPALSGGTIRCIGSTTYKEFRNHFEKDRALLRRFQKIDVNEPTIEDTIKILKGLRSAFEDHHKVKYTADAIKTAVELSARYINDRKLPDKAIDVIDEVGAMQMLVPPSRRKKTITSKEIEQVIATMARIPAKSVSSDDKKALENLEVDLKRVVFGQDKAIEVLSTAMKLSRAGLRDPDKPIGSFLFSGPTGVGKTEVAKQLAHIMGIPMQRFDMSEYMERHSISRLIGAPPGYVGYDQGGLLTDAIDQQPHCVLLLDEIEKAHPDLFNILLQVMDNGRLTDHHGKTVDFRNVVLIMTTNAGASDMARSGIGFGDVSKADAGEEAVKQLFTPEFRNRLDAIVPFAYLAKQTISRVVDKFILQLELQLADQNVHIQFDGDARTWLGDRGYDKLYGARPMGRVIQEKVKQPLAEELLFGKLAQGGEVHVSVKDDALSFELTPSAPKVVKAKKKPAARSSGASGKATTAKKPGEQPETNGDD encoded by the coding sequence ATGCCCAGTTTCGCCCAAAGCCTTGAGAAGACCCTGCACTCGGCTCTGTCCCATGCATCCGAGCGCAGCCACGAATATGCGACGCTCGAGCACCTGCTGCTCGCGCTGATCGACGATGCGGACGCCGCGCAGGTGATGCAGGCCTGCGGTGTGGACCTCGGCGATCTGGGCGACGTGGTGCGCCAGTACCTCGATCAGGAGTACCAGTCGCTCAAGACCGAGGAAAAGGGCGACCCCGCCCCGACCGCCGGTTTCCAGCGCGTGATCCAGCGCGCGATCCTGCACGTCCAGTCCTCCGGCAAGGACACCGTGACCGGCGCCAACGTGCTCGTCGCGCTGTTTTCCGAGCGGGACAGCTACGCCGTCTATTTCCTGCAGCAGCAGGACATGAGCCGTCTCGATGCCGTCAGCTTCATCAGCCACGGCATCGGCAAGGGCGGCAAGCGGATCGAGGATCGCAGCCCCAAGGGCAGCGACGAAAGCACGCCTGCGCCTGAGGAAAAGTCCGAAAGCAAGGGCTCCAGCGCCAGCAAGAAGGATTCCGCGCTCGACCAGTTCACCGTCAATCTCAACGAGAAGGCGCTGAAGGGCAAGGTCGACCCGCTGATCGGCCGTGGTCCCGAGGTGGATCGCACGATCCAGATCCTGTGCCGCCGCTCCAAGAACAACCCGCTCTATGTCGGTGATCCCGGCGTCGGCAAGACCGCGATTGCAGAGGGCCTTGCGCGCAAGATCGTCGAAGGCGAAGTGCCCGAAGTGCTGGCCGAAGCGGTGATCTACTCGCTCGACATGGGCAGCCTGCTGGCCGGAACCCGCTATCGCGGCGACTTCGAGGAACGCCTCAAGCAGGTCGTCTCCGAACTGGAGAAGATGCCGCATGCGGTGCTGTTCATCGACGAGATCCACACCGTGATCGGCGCCGGTGCCACCAGCGGCGGCGCGATGGATGCCAGCAACCTGCTCAAGCCCGCACTCTCGGGCGGCACGATCCGCTGCATCGGTTCGACCACCTACAAGGAGTTCCGCAACCACTTCGAGAAGGACCGCGCCCTGCTGCGCCGGTTCCAGAAGATCGACGTGAACGAGCCGACCATCGAGGACACGATCAAGATCCTCAAGGGTCTGCGCTCTGCCTTCGAGGATCACCACAAGGTCAAGTACACCGCCGATGCGATCAAGACCGCAGTCGAGCTTTCGGCGCGCTACATCAACGACCGCAAGCTGCCCGACAAGGCGATCGACGTGATCGACGAAGTGGGCGCGATGCAGATGCTGGTGCCGCCCAGCCGCCGCAAGAAGACGATCACCTCGAAGGAAATCGAGCAGGTGATCGCCACGATGGCGCGCATCCCGGCCAAGTCGGTCAGTTCGGACGACAAGAAGGCGCTCGAAAACCTCGAGGTCGACCTGAAGCGCGTGGTGTTCGGTCAGGACAAGGCCATCGAGGTGCTCTCCACCGCGATGAAGCTGAGCCGTGCGGGTCTTCGCGATCCGGACAAGCCGATCGGCTCGTTCCTGTTCTCCGGCCCCACCGGCGTCGGCAAGACCGAAGTCGCCAAGCAGCTGGCGCATATCATGGGCATCCCCATGCAGCGCTTCGACATGTCCGAATATATGGAGCGTCATTCGATCAGCCGTCTGATCGGTGCTCCTCCGGGCTATGTCGGCTACGATCAGGGCGGTCTGCTCACCGATGCGATCGATCAGCAGCCGCACTGCGTCCTGCTGCTCGACGAGATCGAGAAGGCGCACCCCGACCTGTTCAACATCCTGCTGCAGGTGATGGACAACGGCCGTCTGACCGATCACCACGGCAAGACCGTGGACTTCCGCAACGTGGTCCTGATCATGACCACCAATGCGGGCGCATCGGACATGGCGCGGTCGGGTATCGGCTTTGGCGACGTGTCGAAGGCGGATGCCGGCGAGGAAGCGGTCAAGCAGCTGTTCACGCCGGAATTCCGCAATCGCCTCGATGCCATCGTGCCCTTCGCCTACCTTGCGAAGCAGACGATCAGCCGGGTGGTGGACAAGTTCATCCTCCAGCTGGAACTGCAGCTGGCCGACCAGAACGTCCACATCCAGTTCGACGGCGATGCCCGCACCTGGCTGGGCGATCGTGGCTACGACAAGCTCTATGGCGCGCGTCCGATGGGCCGCGTGATCCAGGAGAAGGTCAAGCAGCCGCTGGCGGAAGAACTGCTGTTCGGCAAGCTGGCGCAGGGCGGCGAAGTCCACGTCTCGGTCAAGGATGACGCACTCAGCTTCGAGCTGACCCCGTCCGCGCCCAAGGTGGTCAAGGCGAAGAAGAAGCCCGCCGCCCGCTCTTCCGGCGCGTCCGGTAAGGCTACCACCGCCAAGAAGCCGGGCGAACAGCCGGAGACCAACGGCGACGACTGA